GGTTAGCAAGGGCGAAAAGATCGTTGGCAAACATGAAAAAATTGACGAAGAGGCCTATCTGAAGTTAAAAGCTCTCTATAAGGAGCTTAAACGAAAGTCAAGCTTCGAATATCCTTTGAGGCAGATAATAGCAACTGGTGGTGTATTCGCTATTTTGGTCGTGATATCATTTTTCTTCTCGTACATAGTTTTTAAACGATGGAACGAGATATGGTGTGACTTCAGGAAGTTCGTTGCTCTGGTTGTGCCTGTTATTATAATAGGTCTTCTGGGAACTGTTTTCTATATTATTGGACTTACTATTTATTCTATTCCTTTTATGTTCGTGATTATGATTAGTTTCCTTCTTTTCGACCAAAACCTTGCTTTGCTCACCATACTCACGACAATAATGCTTTCTATTATCGGGATTTTTGGCAATGCTACTTTCGCCATCGCGGCACTTCTTGCATCTATAACACTTATTTTCTCCGAGAGAGTTGTAACGGTGAGGAATAGACTTTTTGGACATATAATAGTAAGTGCAGCACTCGGTGTTTTTGCGCTTATCGTGCTTAACATGGTCAAGTATGTCCCATCGGGCGATATACTGGATTATTCAGTTGAATTTCTGGCTTCGGCGCTGATATCTCCTATTGTAGCACTTTTCACATTACCATTTTTTGAGAGATATTCTGGAATGGTGTCTGACATCACGCTTATCGACCTTTCGGACATAAACAGTGGACTTCTCCAGAGGCTTTCGGTTGAGGCGCCAGGAACTTTTACTCATTCGATAATGGTTGGGAATATGGCAGCAGCTGCCGCGGAAGAGGTCGGGGCGAATCCTGTTTTGGCGCGTGTGGGAGGATACTATCATGACATAGGGAAACTGGTTAATCCCGAATATTTCATTGAGAACAAATCAGGGAGGAACCCTCACGAAAAGTTGCAGCCTCATGAAAGCAAAAAAATAATAGTTAGCCACATCGAAAATGGAGTAAGGATAGCCAGAGAAAACGGGCTCCCGCAGCCAATAATAGATATTATTGAGCAGCATCACGGAACATCAATTATAGATTACTTCTACGAGCTTGCAAAAAAGGGTGACTCCGATGTCGATGCAGAGGAATTCCGCTATCCTGGGCCGAAGCCTAAAACTCTTGAAGCTACCATAGTCATGATTTGCGACATCGTTGAGGCGTCTCTTCGAAGCCAAGAAGCCGAAGTTCTTGAGGATGAGAGTAAATGTAGAAAGCTTGTGGAGGAATTAATAAAGGCTAAGATCGATGATGGGCAGTTTGA
The DNA window shown above is from bacterium and carries:
- a CDS encoding HDIG domain-containing protein, whose protein sequence is MSRLGEKAEKSESDSRFLSRKYIKQLALAAVLAVSFFIPHVLSTVWKSPLPRVGEIAQKDIISPISFKVPKDEDSLKAEIEAVKRSVPIVLAYNDKIADSVLTEFARRWEDTKKILRDRRKPLKIKRKELRKIWEGLSKSDIDQMLLISNPDDFGRIVTSELRREYRDGFMAAIPEKEEEYSNAFTILRRKRSKTVPASMVPTDSSVVAELKKSFAEHYPKKPKLAELSLKVAKLFLVPNLIVDTLETEKRREEAAKKVVRVKYEVSKGEKIVGKHEKIDEEAYLKLKALYKELKRKSSFEYPLRQIIATGGVFAILVVISFFFSYIVFKRWNEIWCDFRKFVALVVPVIIIGLLGTVFYIIGLTIYSIPFMFVIMISFLLFDQNLALLTILTTIMLSIIGIFGNATFAIAALLASITLIFSERVVTVRNRLFGHIIVSAALGVFALIVLNMVKYVPSGDILDYSVEFLASALISPIVALFTLPFFERYSGMVSDITLIDLSDINSGLLQRLSVEAPGTFTHSIMVGNMAAAAAEEVGANPVLARVGGYYHDIGKLVNPEYFIENKSGRNPHEKLQPHESKKIIVSHIENGVRIARENGLPQPIIDIIEQHHGTSIIDYFYELAKKGDSDVDAEEFRYPGPKPKTLEATIVMICDIVEASLRSQEAEVLEDESKCRKLVEELIKAKIDDGQFDESEIKIGQIKRIIERILPLARKTFHKRVSYNLTKEV